Proteins encoded within one genomic window of Amycolatopsis japonica:
- a CDS encoding tyrosine-type recombinase/integrase → MSEDVAGELVPAEAIPAQARDEAGERWQRELAIVRAWLKEVKGNTKSTYADAIGWPYDKNGTWRDTSRLRNGVTWLSWCARNGVHLLDVGRQHVVAWAEALNETPHPDTGQTLPHSTRAHTFTAASAFYKWAMQEGITVVNPMELINRSNLGVEMPKGTKSTTASLTREEVGALLAAADNDAVESLRLRNSAMVWFLFTVAPRVTEMTTLRVGKIRHTHGVRVVDLVLKGDRPHSVTLPPEAGERLDRYLSSRGIGSAVVLRGKASAPPYLFVTANDRPLARSAVNAVLERLARQAGIADPKRVTAHVARHTLKTEGNVQGYTDEQLQEHFGHRSKETTGRYGNKHFDPASSPGLAISAAYAEAAAEHRGSL, encoded by the coding sequence TTGAGCGAAGACGTCGCCGGTGAACTCGTCCCGGCGGAAGCGATCCCCGCCCAGGCCCGGGACGAGGCCGGCGAGCGTTGGCAACGCGAGCTGGCGATCGTCCGCGCGTGGCTCAAGGAGGTCAAGGGCAACACCAAGTCCACCTACGCGGACGCGATCGGCTGGCCGTACGACAAGAACGGAACGTGGCGCGACACCTCGCGGCTGCGCAACGGCGTCACGTGGCTGTCCTGGTGCGCCCGAAACGGGGTGCACCTGCTCGACGTCGGCCGCCAGCACGTCGTCGCCTGGGCGGAGGCGCTCAACGAGACTCCGCACCCTGACACCGGGCAGACACTTCCTCACTCGACGCGGGCGCACACCTTCACCGCGGCGTCGGCCTTCTACAAGTGGGCGATGCAGGAGGGGATCACGGTCGTCAATCCGATGGAGCTGATCAACCGCTCGAACCTGGGCGTCGAGATGCCGAAGGGCACGAAGTCGACCACCGCGTCACTCACCCGCGAAGAGGTCGGTGCGCTCCTCGCGGCCGCGGACAACGACGCCGTGGAGTCGTTGCGCCTGCGGAACTCGGCGATGGTCTGGTTCCTGTTCACCGTCGCTCCCCGCGTCACCGAGATGACCACGCTGCGGGTCGGCAAGATCCGGCACACCCACGGCGTCCGTGTCGTCGACCTGGTACTCAAGGGCGACCGGCCGCACAGCGTCACGTTGCCGCCGGAGGCCGGGGAACGCCTCGACCGGTACCTCAGCTCGCGCGGGATCGGCTCGGCCGTCGTCTTGCGGGGCAAGGCATCCGCTCCCCCGTACCTGTTCGTCACCGCCAACGACCGGCCGTTGGCGCGGTCCGCGGTGAACGCCGTCCTTGAACGCCTTGCCCGGCAGGCCGGGATCGCGGATCCGAAACGGGTCACCGCGCACGTCGCCCGCCACACCCTGAAAACCGAGGGCAACGTCCAGGGCTACACCGACGAGCAGCTGCAGGAGCATTTCGGACACCGATCCAAGGAGACCACGGGCCGGTACGGCAACAAGCACTTCGACCCGGCAAGCTCGCCCGGTTTGGCGATCTCGGCTGCATACGCCGAAGCTGCCGCCGAGCATCGCGGGTCGCTATGA